The genome window AGAACACAGTGGGTTGACATATCAACCTCTACTAATTCAATGTGGAACTTGTTCAATGCAGAGATAATGCAGagcataggatgtaatgaataagAATCTGTTTGATGGACCACTACAATATCTGTAGCGGCACAAAGGAGACTCCAAGGCCTGGAAATTGCATTTCAAGGTTGTAATTGTGACAGCactaaattattattttcttaaacACTATTTGCATCTGGATTTTGATAGTGTTAAATTAAATGTGGCAACTTCTAAATCATCCACAGCAGCAGTGATAACAACAGTGACAATGGTGACAACAATACAAGTATCGTTACATCACAGACAAATAATAAATTTCTTGATATGACAGCAGTAAGTGATAACAGCAAATACAATTGAAACAAGTGCACAAGAAAAATTAAAAGTATACATTGTGCTTATCCAAAGTGTCAATGATCAACAAAACTTTTGACTCCCTGACAAAATTTTGTCCTGAAGCACAAAAAGCACATGCAGAAATACTTTCTTTAATCAGCTACTAGGTAATGAAACATACCCCAAAATACTTTCTTGCACTTTGCAGAAACCAAGAAAAACAGGTCACGCAAATATTTTGGTGCCACAATTTATTGAGCATGACATTAAAGATTCTCAAGTTGAAAGCACACCAGGATCATTTTGGAAATATGACTATTGTTGAGCCTTGCGAAGCCAACAATTAATGGCCTAATCAAGTGAAAGAAAAACAAAGGTGTACATTTCATAGGTACTTACTAGATCCCCCATATGATTATGATCATGAGACCAGTTTCAGTAAAGAGTAAAGAGTGGGCATTATTTACACACATGTACAGCTATTTTTCAGAAGATTGAATAGTCACCCATCAAGTTAAGACCAGAATACATCCTTCACGTAAACAAGCATCCATGATATCCAAAATATCCCCGAAACGCACTGCTGCTTTAAATCAAGAGAAAGGGTGAACCATGACAATATTATAGTCCAATTGACAAACAAAATTGTTGCCTAAATGCAGCCACATAGATAAATTGAcagttttgtctaaattatgaaataaaagaAACACCAAGAAGTGGTCTTAAAGATCCAAACAAAGACCATCGATGGGCAAAATGAAGTGATTAAACTCATCGCTTCTTTGAGACACCAACAGTCTTTCCCCTCCTGCCGGTGGTCTTTGTGTGCTGACCACGAACACGAAGACCCCAAAAGTGACGAAGTCCACGATGATTCCTGCAGCAGAGGGGAGTGACTCTTAAAACTTAGTCTGTACAATGCAGAagttcataaatcaataaaattgtACAAGATGCCCATCCATGACATAAACGCAGAACAAAATGTGCTCAATCCCAAAACCTGTGGCAATGGCATTATTGACCCCCCTTTCtatcaaagtatattttaatatatataaaatatggtACAATTTAAAACAATTAACACCAACCAGCACCAAAGTTCAGCCACAACATGACTTGCCTTCCTGCAAGGCTATCTGGATAAAAGGGTGACTAAAATTTCATTTACTATCGATACCATCATAGAAATTCAATTCGTGTTGCATCGTTCAGCAAATGATATAAAGAATTGATATCAATAAAATCTACCTGGTCACCATATGCAACATTTGTTCAACATCATCACAAATCACAGCCCATGACCCAATAACTTAAGAACTTAATTAACGGCACCAGTAACAAGCCATAGAGTGAACCATATGCATCATACCTTACTTGAAAGTGTAAAATAAAAGACAAACGTGAAAGGATGACCATCAAGAGTAGCAAATCTTACAACTCATGACAACAATCCCACTTGCACATAGAGTTACACAAAGAAAAAGTTCACTCAGGAATGCTCTTCATGATATCATTAGCCCCATAAAAATATAAACAATGCAGTCAAAAGCAACCCTGGATAAGAAAAGATGATAAATAGACATTTGACATGCCAATTCGAGGAACTAGTAAATAGGAGAACATTTAATCTTATTAATTTGATTTTCAAAGGTTTGTTGCGCTTTTCTTGTCCACTAAAACTCATCTAGACCCACTACAGCTTACACCTAACCAATCAGAAGAACGATCACTAATTCACATTGATCTATACTCCTCAAACCTGACATCTGCAAAAGCCTAGTGTGTCGGGTCACCCATTTGCATTAATATATATTCCCACAACCTATCTAGTAGCCCAAAAACAAAGTCTACCAATGACGAATAGAATCAAGATAATTGATCAACCAGAACTTCTTGTATGACTAGCCATGCAAATAAAATATGGTAGGAACAAAAGGAACTCCGATAAATCACAGAGAAATAAAAGGGAAAAAATTCTAGACCACTTGTATTACTTGTCAtgcttcctttcccttccacaaAACATAACtagcaaagtaaaaaagaaaaggttCAAAAAAAAGTAAATACAACATGTACGAGTTTTGTCCCATAAACGAGAAGACACTGAGAAGATATAAATGTGTCAAACATTGTTAGGTGAACTAACAAAGGGGTGAAAGACAATATAGAAAATTAAACGTTAAATACATGACAGAATGCACCTAAGAATGGATAGAACATTTTGACCAGACAAAATAGTGAACAGAGTATGATTATGAATAAAATTAGATTTACATATTTCATGGTGACGAATTAAATGCATATTAAAAAGCAACACAATTAAATATTCTCAAGATAATCAAAGGAACTGGAGAGCCAGGAGTGGCGAACCTTATCTTCTTCAGCCTCTCAAGATCATCCCTCAGCTTCATGTCCAAGCTATTCGAGACAATCTGAGAGTACCTGCCATCTTTGTAGTCCTTCTTCCTGTTCAAGAACCAATCTGGGATCTTGAACTGGCGTGGATTAGCCACGACCGTCATCAGGTTCTCCAGTTCAGCAGCTGAGATCTCACCGGCCCTGCAAAAAAAAGAGTTAAAACCAATATCTAAGGTGCAAATACTAAATACAAGCTCTTAGACTAATATCGAATCAAGATTTTCCAAAAAGGAGGAAACATCAAAGGAGAACAACCTTTTGTTCATGTCCACGTCGGCCTTCTTGCAGACGATATTGGCGAAGCGGCGGCCGATACCCTTAATGGAGGTAAGGGCGAACATAATCTTCTGCTTCCCATCGACGTTCGTGTTCAGAACACGAAGAATGTGCTGGAAATCCTCGTTCGCGACCAGCGACTACAGATCGAAACCGGCCACGAGTAATTGAAACGCGAAACGAAACGATCTCGATGTCAAAAACAACTTGATTTGCACGAAGCACTCACCATGGCGACTTTGCCTTCTACTGCGATCTCACGAACGGGGGGACGGCACCAAAGAGAAGAATCAAACCCTAGGAAGCGTTAATATAGAGTCGGACCTGTGGGCCACAAGCCGGGCCCATGTAGTCCATCGAACGGGCACTATCAACCACGGGTCGGGCCCATATAACCCACGAGATGGGCCTCACAAAGAAACAATCATCTTATTTtgacattaagattcataataataataataataatttatgaaaagTAATAATATATGATCTTAGATCTTAAAAACATATCAATTCAAATTATGTTGGATGTCACAGTTCTCGGAGCCCAAGATattttgatgtatctttttatgagTGATATGAAACGCATATACCAATAGCGCTTTAGGTGCCACGTATGACCACGTAGGATGCCACAGGCGTTGTCTACGTGTAAACGACCGATTGGGGAGGTTGTACTGTTGGGCCCCCTGTGCGAGCCCACGATACCTTTGGGCCGTCGCCATCGAGGCGGTGAGCGCACCGCTGTCATCGGCGTCTCCTTCGCTTATATTAACCAGCGGCGTTTTCACCCGTCTTTAACCGACTCTACTTTAACGCTTTACAGTAAGCGACCGCCACCTGTCGCCTTTGGATTGGCTCTTCGGCATCCGTACTGGCTCGCTCCATCCTGCCGTCCTTTTTCTCCTCCTCGCTttccacttctctctctctcctctttccctttcctctggttagggttagggttttcgtGTTCCTTCTCTTCCGCTTCCCCAGGAGCAGAAATCGGGTAGAGAGCGAGGTTTTTGAGGGAGATTT of Musa acuminata AAA Group cultivar baxijiao chromosome BXJ1-7, Cavendish_Baxijiao_AAA, whole genome shotgun sequence contains these proteins:
- the LOC135678111 gene encoding small ribosomal subunit protein uS13z/uS13y/uS13x-like, which encodes MSLVANEDFQHILRVLNTNVDGKQKIMFALTSIKGIGRRFANIVCKKADVDMNKRAGEISAAELENLMTVVANPRQFKIPDWFLNRKKDYKDGRYSQIVSNSLDMKLRDDLERLKKIRNHRGLRHFWGLRVRGQHTKTTGRRGKTVGVSKKR